One window of Papaver somniferum cultivar HN1 chromosome 9, ASM357369v1, whole genome shotgun sequence genomic DNA carries:
- the LOC113312864 gene encoding uncharacterized protein LOC113312864, with translation MEGRLNLLETQNSRKLPSQPINPRETVNVVTLRSSTRTVQPEDAEKSKDPKGPVLEKEITDSSKIDEVPKTNSKPLVSAYVPPLPFPRRFDNAKKVEQDKEILDIFKKIHVNIPLIDAIRQVPKYAKVLKDLCTKKKRLTGNEVMSVGEKVSAILQKKLPPKCKDPGSFDIPVVIGNKRFGKAMLDLGASINVMPASIYESLNLGPLKETHIVLELSDRTNVYPRGIIKDVLVQVNQLVFPADFCVLEMDSGSDASIPLLLGRSFMKTAKPVIDLNKGTLTMKFDDEKIRFDIFGAMRYPSDIHSDVHANVLDAC, from the coding sequence ATGGAAGGTAGATTGAACCTTTTGGAAACGCAGAATAGtaggaaactcccttctcaacctattaatccTAGAGAAACTGTTAATGTTGTGACATTGAGAAGTAGTACACGAACTGTGCAACCAGAAGATGCTGAGAAAAGCAAAGATCCCAAGGGGCCGGTTTTGGAGAAAGAGATTACTGACTCTTCCAAAATCGATGAGGTACCTAAAACAAACTCTAAACCTCTTGTTTCagcttatgttcctcctttaccttttcctcgcaggTTCGATAATGCTAAAAAGGTGGAACAAGACAAGGAGATTTTAGATATTTTCAAAAAGATTCATGTGAATATCCCGCtgatagatgcaattaggcaggttCCTAAGTATGCAAAAGTTTTGAAAGACCTATGCACCAAGAAGAAACGATTAACCGGTAATGAGGTGATGAGTGTGGGGGAAAAAGTTTCTGCTATCCTCCAAAAGAAACTTCCACCTaaatgcaaggatcccggtagttTCGATATACCTGTTGTGATCGGCAATAAAAGGTTTGGAAAAGCTATGCTTGATTTAGGAGCATCGATTAATGTTATGCCCGCATCTATTTATGAGTCTTTGAATTTGGGTCCTTTGAAAGAAACCCATATTGTTCTTGAACTATCTGATCGTACTAATGTTTACCCTAGAGGTATTATCAAAGATGTGCTTGTGCAGGTGAATCAACTCGTATTTCCAGCTGATTTCTGTGTACTGGAAATGGATAGCGGGTCTGATGCATCTATACCGCTGTTATTGGGGAGGTCTTTCATGAAAACGGCCAAACCCGTTATAGATCTTAACAAAGGAACGCTCACTATGAAATTTGATGATGAAAAGATTCGCTTCGATATTTTTGGAGCAATGCGGTATCCTAGCGATATTCATTCAGATGTTCATGCTAATGTCTTAGACGCATGCTAA